One Candidatus Thermokryptus mobilis DNA window includes the following coding sequences:
- a CDS encoding prephenate dehydrogenase, which translates to MFRKISIIGTGLIGGSLGLAFKQMRNLKVVGFDTNTQALEKAIEIGAIDEGISSIENAVNDSDVIFLCTPLNEIIKLLPLVSKFAKLGTIITDVGSVKKAVLDAAKNIKNDVYFIGGHPMAGSEKKGISYADPFLFQNAVYALCPGPDVPIKVINDLTILIKLTGANVVLIDPEIHDKIAGYISHLPQLLAVLLVNTAGDLGTEYLTLAGGGFRDLTRIASSQFEIWNDIISLNREKLLEAIDAFIVGLNKYKSYLLNNEIEKFRDEFDRAFKLRNEIPLTAKGFIHKLYDVFIVVEDRPGVLSKISTALYEGGLNIRDIELLRVREGIGGTFRISFESERDANKAIEIIKSLGYKVFTR; encoded by the coding sequence ATGTTTAGAAAAATTTCAATTATCGGAACAGGCTTAATTGGCGGTTCGCTCGGTTTGGCATTTAAACAAATGAGAAATTTAAAAGTAGTCGGTTTTGACACTAATACGCAAGCGCTTGAAAAGGCAATTGAAATAGGCGCAATTGATGAAGGGATAAGTTCAATAGAAAACGCTGTGAATGATTCTGATGTGATTTTCTTGTGTACCCCACTTAACGAAATTATAAAGTTGCTTCCGTTGGTTTCAAAATTTGCCAAACTTGGGACAATAATAACAGATGTTGGTAGCGTAAAAAAAGCAGTGCTTGACGCGGCAAAAAATATAAAAAACGATGTCTATTTCATCGGCGGACACCCAATGGCTGGCTCAGAAAAAAAAGGCATTTCATACGCTGATCCTTTTCTCTTTCAAAATGCCGTCTACGCACTTTGCCCAGGTCCAGATGTGCCGATAAAAGTCATAAACGATTTAACAATTTTGATAAAATTAACCGGAGCCAATGTCGTATTAATTGACCCAGAAATTCACGATAAAATAGCTGGATACATAAGCCACTTGCCACAATTGCTCGCTGTCTTGCTAGTTAACACCGCTGGCGATTTGGGAACTGAATACCTAACACTCGCTGGCGGTGGCTTTAGAGACCTTACAAGAATAGCATCAAGCCAATTTGAAATATGGAACGATATAATTTCACTAAACAGAGAAAAACTCCTTGAGGCAATTGATGCCTTTATAGTTGGACTTAACAAATACAAGTCATATCTTTTGAACAACGAAATTGAAAAATTTAGAGATGAATTTGACAGGGCTTTCAAACTTAGAAACGAGATACCTTTAACCGCGAAAGGTTTTATACACAAACTATATGATGTTTTTATCGTGGTTGAGGATAGACCCGGGGTTTTGAGCAAAATTTCCACTGCACTTTATGAGGGCGGGCTAAATATAAGAGACATTGAACTCCTGCGCGTCAGAGAAGGCATTGGTGGAACTTTCAGAATTTCATTTGAAAGCGAAAGGGACGCAAACAAGGCGATTGAAATAATAAAATCACTCGGTTACAAGGTCTTCACGAGATGA
- a CDS encoding AAA family ATPase, with protein MIEKFLNIFKKRKEEETLEIKLTPRTLIVLCGVAGSGKSTFAKKFFKKTQIVSSDHCRAMISDNPANQAVSKHAFDLFYFIIEKRLLVGRLTVADATSLSKETRQKLIEIARKYGFKVAIIVFDIPIEICIERDQKRKRKVGEEVIKYQYANFIEAKKSIPTEGFDEIFILNEKTLDTAIIKIIPTQASPNNSASF; from the coding sequence ATGATTGAAAAATTTTTGAACATATTCAAGAAAAGAAAAGAAGAGGAAACGCTTGAAATAAAATTAACACCACGAACACTCATTGTCCTATGTGGCGTTGCCGGTAGCGGTAAATCAACCTTTGCCAAAAAATTCTTCAAAAAAACACAAATCGTCTCGTCCGACCATTGCAGAGCAATGATATCAGATAACCCAGCAAACCAGGCGGTTTCAAAACATGCCTTTGATTTGTTTTATTTCATCATTGAAAAAAGATTGCTCGTGGGTCGGCTCACCGTAGCGGATGCAACATCTCTCTCCAAAGAAACAAGGCAAAAACTGATTGAAATCGCAAGAAAATACGGCTTTAAAGTCGCAATAATCGTCTTTGACATACCCATAGAAATCTGCATAGAAAGAGACCAAAAAAGAAAACGGAAAGTAGGTGAGGAAGTGATCAAATATCAATATGCAAACTTCATTGAAGCAAAGAAATCAATACCGACGGAAGGATTTGACGAAATTTTCATCCTTAACGAAAAAACGCTTGACACTGCAATAATTAAAATCATCCCTACTCAAGCAAGTCCAAATAACTCAGCAAGTTTTTGA
- a CDS encoding TPM domain-containing protein, giving the protein MLKVREIFTNDDLKKISEKIAQIEKSTSGEVRVSIREKRSLIERKLSIFDIALREFYRLGMDKTRDKTGVLIFLLLSERKLQIIADEGINSKVENETWQKIADKMVEKFKEGKYLDGLLFGLDEIGKILSAHFPIKPDDINELPNDIEIS; this is encoded by the coding sequence ATGCTTAAGGTTAGAGAAATTTTCACAAATGATGATTTGAAAAAAATTTCGGAAAAAATCGCACAGATAGAGAAAAGTACAAGCGGTGAGGTTCGCGTCTCAATCCGTGAAAAAAGAAGTTTGATTGAAAGAAAACTTTCTATCTTTGACATCGCATTGAGGGAGTTTTATCGGCTCGGAATGGATAAAACAAGGGACAAGACAGGCGTCTTAATTTTTCTTTTATTATCTGAAAGGAAACTACAAATAATTGCAGATGAAGGTATAAACTCAAAGGTTGAGAATGAAACATGGCAGAAAATCGCCGACAAGATGGTTGAGAAATTTAAAGAAGGTAAATATCTTGATGGACTTCTTTTCGGTTTGGATGAGATTGGTAAAATTCTTTCCGCGCATTTTCCGATAAAACCAGACGATATTAACGAACTTCCCAATGATATTGAAATAAGTTAA
- a CDS encoding TPM domain-containing protein has product MKRKELTDEDKILLYNKNICDVRRLNSAFLVLLLLVSFSFAIEIPKLRQRVTDLVGVLTPEQVNFLEEKLRKFEEETTNQIAVLIIPSLEGEDLEDFSMKVVEENKLGQKGRDNGVLFLIAIQDRKMRLEVGYGLEGALPDALCDQILRNIVRPKFRRGDYFNGINEGIDAVISATKGEFKADPRKRPETSFGAILVLIIIAFIFLTFILSLIRGVRHYSVHSSGYDSALFWMWLLGSMSERRRGGGWGGFSSGGFGGGGWSGGGGSFGGGGASSSW; this is encoded by the coding sequence TTGAAAAGGAAAGAGTTGACGGACGAGGATAAAATTTTGCTCTACAACAAAAACATTTGCGATGTGAGAAGATTAAATTCCGCTTTTTTGGTTCTTTTATTGCTTGTATCGTTTTCCTTTGCGATTGAAATCCCAAAGTTAAGACAGCGCGTGACCGACCTTGTCGGTGTCTTAACACCGGAACAGGTTAATTTCCTTGAAGAAAAGTTACGAAAATTTGAAGAGGAGACTACGAATCAAATTGCTGTCTTGATTATACCTTCTCTTGAAGGGGAAGATCTTGAGGACTTCTCAATGAAAGTTGTTGAAGAGAATAAACTCGGTCAAAAGGGAAGAGACAACGGCGTTCTTTTTTTGATAGCGATTCAAGATAGGAAGATGCGTCTTGAAGTTGGTTATGGTCTTGAAGGTGCATTGCCAGATGCGCTTTGCGATCAAATCTTGAGAAATATAGTTCGCCCTAAATTTAGGCGGGGTGATTATTTCAACGGCATAAATGAAGGAATTGATGCGGTAATTTCCGCTACAAAAGGTGAGTTTAAAGCTGATCCTCGCAAACGCCCTGAGACAAGTTTCGGAGCGATTCTCGTCTTGATCATTATTGCTTTCATTTTTTTGACCTTTATTTTGTCGCTTATCCGTGGCGTTAGGCATTATAGCGTTCATTCGTCTGGGTATGACTCAGCTTTATTTTGGATGTGGTTGCTTGGTTCAATGAGTGAAAGAAGAAGAGGAGGAGGATGGGGTGGGTTTTCATCCGGCGGTTTCGGAGGTGGTGGATGGTCAGGCGGTGGCGGAAGCTTCGGAGGCGGAGGAGCAAGTAGTAGCTGGTAA